The following nucleotide sequence is from Streptomyces bathyalis.
CATCGCGCTGGGCGACCAGAAGTCCGGATGGCTGCGCCGCATGACGAACACCGAGGTCGGCATGCTGATGAAGGAGGTCGGTCTCTAGACCGCGGCCTTGGCGCTGCGCCGCGGGACCCGGCGTCTCAGTGTTCGGTCCGCCCGGACGCCGGTTCCCCGTGCCGATCTACGCTGGGCGGTCGGCACGGACATCCGGCCACAGAAGTCACCAAGCAGCACGGCGGCACGGAGCGGCAGGGAGCGGGGCAGGCGTGGCGGTACGAGCGGTACGGGGAGCCGTACAGCTGGAGAGGGACGAGTCGGGCCACATGCACGATCAGGTCTCCGCGCTGATGACCAGCGTCCTGGAGCGCAACGGCCTCACCGCGGACGACCTCATAAGTGTCTGGTTCACGGCCACCCCCGACCTGCACAGCGACTTTCCGGCGGCAGGCGCACGTAAGCTCGGAATCGTGGACGTGCCGCTGATCTGCGCACAGGAACTCGACATCGCCGGGGCCATGCCGCGTGTGGTGCGCGTGATGGCGCACGTGGAGTCGGATCTGCCCAAGTCGCAGATCAACCACGTCTACCTCGGGGCCGCAGCAGAACTCCGCAAGGACATCGCCCAGTAATGCGTACAGCTCTCGTCGTCGGCACAGGTCTCATCGGCACCTCCGCGGCGCTCGCCCTCACCGGACGCGGCGTGCGGGTGCACCTGAGCGACGTCGACCCGGAGCGCGTCCGTACGGCAACGGCCCTCGGTGCCGGTGTCGAGGACGAGCCGGAGGAGCCGGTCGACCTCGCGATCGTGGCCGTGCCGCCGGCGCACGTGGCCCGCGTCCTCGCCGACGTGCAGCGC
It contains:
- the aroH gene encoding chorismate mutase gives rise to the protein MAVRAVRGAVQLERDESGHMHDQVSALMTSVLERNGLTADDLISVWFTATPDLHSDFPAAGARKLGIVDVPLICAQELDIAGAMPRVVRVMAHVESDLPKSQINHVYLGAAAELRKDIAQ